GCTCGCCCGCTCCATGAGCGTGCGCAGCTTCGTCGGTTCGGAGGAAAGGGCGTGCACGAGCCGGCTCAGATCGTCCCCCGGCACCCCGTACGCCGATTCCGCCAGGTAGTACAGGTGATCCTCGCGTGCGTCCTGCGACAGGGAGTAGAGGAGCGCCACCAGCTCCTTGATCTCGGGACGCTGGAAGAGCCCCCGGCTGCCCGAGAAGTAATACGGCACGCCCTGCTCGTCGAGCGCGCGGAGGAAGGGTTCCGCGTTCTTGTTCGAGCGCACGAGAATCGCGAAGTCCCGGCACCGGCGCGCTCCCGATTCCACGGCGGCGCGGATCTCCGCCGCCACCCAGGCCGCCTCTTCGGCCTCGGTGGGAAGCTCCTTGATGCGCGGCACCGGCCCGCTCCGCTCGGTCAGAAGCTCCTTCGAGATGTGGAGCCGGGTCTCGAGGCGGTCCCGATTCACGAGGATGAGCCGCCGGGCGGATTTCAGGATTTCCCGCGTCGAGCGGTAGTTCCGCGTGAGCACGATCGAGCGGGCGTCCGGAAAGAACTCGTGAAACTTGAGGATGTTCTGGAGGTGGGCGCCCCGGAATCGATAGATGCTCTGGTCGTCATCCCCCACGACGACCAGATTCCGGTGGACCGCCGTGAGGCGCCTCACGATCTCGAACTGAACCGGGTTCGTGTCCTGGAACTCGTCCACGAGGACGTACCGGAAGCGCTCCTGGAGGAATCGGAGCGCCGAGGGGCTCTCATCAAAAACCTTGAGCGACAGGGCAAGAAGATCCCCGAAATCGGCGAATCCCCCCTTCCAGAGGAGGTGGTTGTAGCGATCGGCGGCTTGGGCCAGCTCGAGGAACCGCGCGAAGCCATCCCGATCCGCGGAGTTCGCCCCGGGACGCGCGAGCCCCGCCTCGGCGAAGCGCCTCAGCTCTTCGGGATCGATCGGGTAGTCCTTGAGCCTGTTGAAGAACGCCGCCAGCTCGCGCAGGTATCTCGTCGGATCGGATAGCGGCGCGTAGTGGTTCAACCCGAGGGCCTCGAGATGCTCCGCGAGAAAGAGCGCCTGCGCCGACTGATCCAGAACCGTAAAACCGGGGGCGATCCCGATTTCGATCCCGAAGGTCGAGAGCACCTCCTCACCGAACGCGTGGAAGGTCGCGATCTGGGCGTCGGCGTATCCGTACGGAACGAGAATGTCCACCCGCTCCTGCATCTCGGTCGCGGCTTTCTCATTGAAGGTGAGGGCCAAGATTTCCGACGCGCGCGCGCGCCCCGACGCGATCAGATGCGCGACGCGGCGCGCGATGACGGTGGTCTTCCCCGTCCCCGCCCCCGCCACGATGAGGAGCGGCCCTTGGTCGTGCTCGACCGCGGCCCTCTGCTCCGGGTCGAGCCCCTCCAGATCGGAGGTCACCCGCGGGTGGATCTGGGGCGGCCTCATCGGGGGAACAACAAGAAGGCGAGCGAGACAAGCGGCGCGTAGACGCAGAAGAGGATCAAGCAGAACCCGAGAATCTCACGGAAGTCCAGCTTCGCCGCGGCGAGGAGCGGGATCGCCCAGAAAGGCTGGATGATGTCGGTCATCATGTCGCCCCAGGCGTAGGCGGTCACGACCTTGGCCGCCGGCACGCCGAGCGTTTGGCCCGCGGAGAGGATGTAGGGCGCTTCGATCGCCCACTTGGAGCCTCCCGAGGGCACGAAATAGTTCACGATTCCCGAGTACCAGTAGACGATCAGGGGATACGTGCGCGCCGTCGCGCCCGCGACAAAGACGCCGGCCAGCGCCTCGGCGAGGTGGGTCTCGCGGATGATGCCATACATCCCCGCGTAGAGAGGGAACTGCAAGATGATTCCGAAAACGAGCCCGCTCGCCTCCTCCGCGGCCCCTACGAGCGAGGCGGCGGAAGGATGGAGCGCGACCGCGAGGCCCAGCATGACGAAGTTGAGCGCGTTCAGCGTGACCGCGTGCTGCGGCCTCATGAAGACGTAATCCACGACCCAGACGAGGGCGAGCGCGCCGAAGGTGAGGTTCACCCATCTCGAGTACTCGAGCCGGGTCGCAGGCGCCGGTCGTTCCACCGCCGTCGGGGGACGGGGCGGCCGGAACATGTGGATCGACTCGAGCTGGGCAGGCGTCGCCTCGACGGTCTCCGCGGGGGCGGGATGCAGGAGGGGCGTGACGATCGAGAAGAGCAGCACCACGAGCGCGACCAGGATGAGATTGAAGGGCGCGAAGATGGTCTCGGAAACCGGGATGATTCCTATTTCCGATTCGAGGAAGTGCCCCGGGGTGGCGACGAGAAGGGGGGCGGAGGCGGAGAGCCCGGCGTGCCACGTCGTGCCCATGCCGAGGTAGGCGGCCGCGAGGAGGAGCCGGTAATCGACTCCCGCCCTTCGCCGCCCCAGCTCGCGGACCAAGACGGCGCTTCCCACGATGCTGATCCCCCAATGAACCAGCGCCAGCATCATCGAACCGAGCGCCACCAACAGGATGGACTGGCGCGGGGTTCGGGGCCGAGAAGCAAGCCACGCGAGGGCGCGTCCGACCGGGGGCGACACCGCGACGATGCTCCCCGTGAACATGATGAGGCACATCTGCATGGAAAAGGGGAGCAGCTCCCAGAAACCGTCCCCCCACGCCGAGACGCACGTGAGGAAGGAGGCGTGTCCCGCCGTGACCCCGAGGAGCAGGACGATGAGCGTAAGGAGCCAGGCGATCGTGAAGGTTCCGGGAACCCACCGCTGGGTCCAGTCCGTGAGCCGGGTCGCCGCGCGCGCGAATGCGGTGTGAATCGCCATGGCGGCCGCACGCTAGCAGATGGGTTCGAGGATGGCAACGCGGGTGGAAGCGGCGTAGAATGCCCGCCCATGAACGCCGAAGTGGGGGTCGTCGGCTCGACGAGGGCCGGAGCGCCACTCCCGCAGGTAGCCGACTACTTCCGCGCGATCGTGAGCCTCGGCCGGCGCTCCTTCCGACCCGCTCTGCCCGCGCTCCTGCTCCTTTACTTCTACCGCCTCGGCATCGGCGTCTACGTCGCGCTCTCGGACTACGCCTATCCCGAAGGGAGGGACGCGATCGGCGCCTTTCTTCCCCAGATCGCGATCATCGGGACCTTTGTTCCGCTCCTGCTCCTGATCTATACCCCGTTTCTTCCTCTACAAGACGGCATCCTGCGCGGGCGCGACGTGAGCTTCGGGGCCGCGATCCGGCAAGTGCTCGAGGTTGCGTGGAGTTTCATGATCTCGGGAGTCGTTCAGATGCTGATTCTCTTCACGCCGTTCGTCGCGCTGTGCGTCGTGGCGGGAATCATGGTTTCGGTCAGCCGGGCGGATCCCGATACCGCCCGCGTCGTCGCGATGGCGTTCGTGCTGCTGGCGGGCCTCGTCTGGTCGCTCGTCGGGAGCCTCTTCTTGATGTTCGCGACGCCCGCCGTCGTGCTCGATGGCGAGGGGCCGGTCCGGTCCATCACGACGAGCATCCGGCTCGTTCGGGAAAACCTTGCAGGAGTGCTCGGCCGGCTCCTGGCCTTCGTGTTTGTCGCCACCATCGTGTATTTATTCGCGATGATGCCTTCGGCGATTCTCACCGCCGCGGAACGATCCTCGGGACTCGCTTCGGCTCCCTTCAAGGTGGCGGGCGTGATCTGGTCGAGCGCGATCGATACCGTCTTTTTCCCGTTCTGGGTGGCCGCGCTGATGGCCCTCTACCGCGCCCTCGCTCCGCGCGCCGCCGAGACAGGCTCGGGTGCGCCGGTCGCGATCGAGGACGAGCTCCGCCCGGCGACCGCGGCCCGCGCTCCCTTCGAATAAGGTGCCGTGTCCGCGCCGGCGGTCGTCCATTCCAACGGTTATTTCGCGGACATCGGCGGGCACGTCTTCCCGACCCGGAAATTCCGCCTCGTTCGCGAGGAAATCGTGCGGCGAGGGCTTCTCGCCGACTCCGAGGTCCTCGAGCCGGGACGCGCGAGCCTCGAGCAAGTGCTTCGCGTGCACGATCGCGCCTACGTGGACAAGCTCGTCCAGGGGCGGCTCTCCGTGCTCGAGGAGGCGATCTTGGAGCTTCCCTACTCGAAGCAGCTCGTCGAGGCCTCCTTCCTGTGCGCGGGGGGCAGCATCCTTGCCGGGCGGGAGGCGCTCGCGCGCGGCGGCGTCGGGATCAACCTGGGCGGCGGGTTCCATCACGCGTTTCCGGATCACGGCGAAGGTTTTTGCGTTTTCAACGACATCGCGATTGCGATCCGCGCGCTTCAGCACGAGGGGCTGATCCGCCGGGCGGCCGTGATCGACTTGGACGTCCACCAGGGGAACGGCACGGCCGCTATTTTCCGCGACGATCCCAGTGTCTTCACGTTCTCGATGCACGAGGAACAGAACTACCCGGCGGTCAAGCCGCCGAGCGATCTCGACATCGGACTGGATACCGGCACGGGCGGCGCGGAGTACCTTGCCGCGCTCGAGCGTCATGCGCCCGCGATATTGGACCGGCACCGCCCGGATCTCGTCGCCTACGTCGCGGGAGCGGACCCCTTCGAGGAGGACCAGCTCGGCCGATTGAAGTTGAGCCGCGAAGACCTGCGCCGGCGAGACCACATCGTGTTCGGAGCGTGCGCCTCGCGCGGCATCCCGGCGGCCGCGTTCCTGGCGGGCGGATACGCGATGAGGGTGGAGGACACGGTCGGCATCCACGGGGACATGATCGCGGGGGCGTTCGCGATAACCGGGGCTTGATTTTCGCGCCTCTATCTTGTATAGTTGTAATAACTTGAACGAATTTGCCTCCCAGCGAGCCGCCGTAACCTCTTCCCTGGCAACCCGATCAACGGCCGTTTCCGCCACCCAGCTCGCCACGCTGCTCCATTGGATGTTTCGCGTCTCGGTCCTCATGGAATTTGTGGGACACGGCGCGTTCGGGGTCATGACCAAAGCCTCCTGGGTTCCCTACTTCGGGGTGTTCGGGATCAGCGAGCCGATGGCGTACCGGCTGATGCCGGTCATCGGCACGATCGACATCTCCATGGCGATCATGGGATTCCTGAGCCCGCGTCGAGCACTGCTCGTCTACATGACCTTTTGGGGATCGTTCACGGCGATTCTGCGGCCATTGTCCGGGGAATCCTTCTGGGAGGTCCTGGACCGCGCCGGGAACTACGGCGTCCCGCTAGCGTTTCTCTTGCTCAGCGGGCCGGGACGCACGTGGCGGGAATGGCTCGAGCCGATCCGGCCCCGCCCGGTGACGCGCGAATCGCTCCGCGGGCTCGCCGCGGTGCTGCGCTGGACGACGTCGCTCTTCCTGATCGGGCATGGGGCGTACGGGGCGGTCGTTCACAAGGCCGTGCTCACGAGGCAGTACGCCGCGATCGGGCTCTCGTCCTTGCCCTGGGTGGGGGGTGCCTTCACGGAGATACTGGGATGGCTCGAGATCGCGCTCGGGCTCGCGATCGCGATCCGGCCGCTCCGGTACGCGCTGATCGCGGTCGCCGTGTTCAAGCTCGCGACGGAGCTTCTCTATCCCATGACCGGATCGCCGATCTGGGAATTCATCGAGCGCGGCGGATCCTACATCGCGCCGCTCGCGCTCTTCGCGGTCGTGCTGAGCGCGCGCGAGGGAACCCCGGGAAAGACAGAATGATCTCGATCCGAACCCTGGCTGGGACGCTCGCAATGTACGCCGCGCTTCTCGGAGCTTCGCCCCCCGCGGTC
This genomic interval from Candidatus Eisenbacteria bacterium contains the following:
- a CDS encoding short-chain fatty acid transporter encodes the protein MAIHTAFARAATRLTDWTQRWVPGTFTIAWLLTLIVLLLGVTAGHASFLTCVSAWGDGFWELLPFSMQMCLIMFTGSIVAVSPPVGRALAWLASRPRTPRQSILLVALGSMMLALVHWGISIVGSAVLVRELGRRRAGVDYRLLLAAAYLGMGTTWHAGLSASAPLLVATPGHFLESEIGIIPVSETIFAPFNLILVALVVLLFSIVTPLLHPAPAETVEATPAQLESIHMFRPPRPPTAVERPAPATRLEYSRWVNLTFGALALVWVVDYVFMRPQHAVTLNALNFVMLGLAVALHPSAASLVGAAEEASGLVFGIILQFPLYAGMYGIIRETHLAEALAGVFVAGATARTYPLIVYWYSGIVNYFVPSGGSKWAIEAPYILSAGQTLGVPAAKVVTAYAWGDMMTDIIQPFWAIPLLAAAKLDFREILGFCLILFCVYAPLVSLAFLLFPR
- a CDS encoding histone deacetylase, translated to MSAPAVVHSNGYFADIGGHVFPTRKFRLVREEIVRRGLLADSEVLEPGRASLEQVLRVHDRAYVDKLVQGRLSVLEEAILELPYSKQLVEASFLCAGGSILAGREALARGGVGINLGGGFHHAFPDHGEGFCVFNDIAIAIRALQHEGLIRRAAVIDLDVHQGNGTAAIFRDDPSVFTFSMHEEQNYPAVKPPSDLDIGLDTGTGGAEYLAALERHAPAILDRHRPDLVAYVAGADPFEEDQLGRLKLSREDLRRRDHIVFGACASRGIPAAAFLAGGYAMRVEDTVGIHGDMIAGAFAITGA